ACCGGGCGCCCGTACGCCGCGCTCGCCTTCTACTGGCCGGTGCTGGGCCGCCAGGTGCGGGTGCGCGGCCCGGTCGCCGCGGCTCCGGCCGAGGAGGCGATGGCCGACCTGCACGCGCGGTCGACGGGCGCGCTGGCCGCGGCCCTCACCGGCAGGCAGAGCGCGGAGCTGGACTCGCCGGACGAACTGACCCGCGCCTCGGAGGCGGCCTGGCAGCGCGCCGCCCGCGAACCGACGGCACCCGCCCCGACCTGGACCCTGTACCGCCTTCGCCCGCACGAGGTGGAGTTCTTCCAGGGCGAGCCCCACAGACGCCACGTACGCCTCGCCTACCTGCGGACGGAGAACGAGGC
The Streptomyces sp. NBC_01723 genome window above contains:
- a CDS encoding pyridoxine/pyridoxamine 5'-phosphate oxidase, yielding MKSVHELLRSLRVWDPAVTELPPFDPSGAPGDPVDLFTRWFAEAVAAGQTEPHTVSLATADADGLPDVRIVMLHGADAGGWSFATHADSRKGRQLTGRPYAALAFYWPVLGRQVRVRGPVAAAPAEEAMADLHARSTGALAAALTGRQSAELDSPDELTRASEAAWQRAAREPTAPAPTWTLYRLRPHEVEFFQGEPHRRHVRLAYLRTENEAGWHQRLLWP